One Lysinibacillus fusiformis genomic window carries:
- a CDS encoding right-handed parallel beta-helix repeat-containing protein, whose amino-acid sequence MVKKIGSVLLFLLFMSQTVYADFDIQKSIDKAKPGATITIPAGQYEGNFVLTKKITLRGEQGTELVALGDEPVLRIDNTATVTIENMTLSGNKQAIVASGVDGLELRYLNIKDIHTGVHIQRSKNVQIQHIEVAGNKEHYSNKGNGLAIFKSEDVVVEDANIDHVQDGIYVEEVKNLLVQNNKISNSRYGTHFMYSSNAQAFHNTYQNNVTGLMIMMTSDISIKSNHLENHNGLNGYGMLLYDVQQAVVELNTIMNNRTGVALQKSTGIQIECNDFRMNQTALEGMKVDGTSMASNNIFTGNIMTARSDQQGFLLANNYYDDYSGIDLENDGIGDVPYVAVSSFGQWMVRQPVYQYFVASPSVVLLTSLDQQINKTENTVLVDDAPKLRMKQITKINEMNFKQLLIGLLIVIASMCLWKRGMME is encoded by the coding sequence ATGGTGAAGAAAATAGGTAGTGTCTTATTGTTCTTACTATTTATGAGCCAGACAGTCTATGCAGATTTTGATATACAAAAGTCTATTGATAAAGCAAAGCCTGGAGCAACAATTACAATCCCGGCTGGACAGTATGAAGGTAACTTTGTATTAACGAAAAAAATAACGCTGCGTGGTGAACAAGGAACAGAGCTTGTCGCACTTGGGGACGAGCCGGTGCTTCGTATTGACAATACTGCAACAGTGACAATTGAAAATATGACGTTATCGGGCAATAAACAAGCGATTGTGGCAAGTGGCGTAGATGGTCTAGAGCTAAGATATCTGAACATTAAGGATATTCATACAGGCGTGCATATTCAACGGTCGAAAAATGTGCAGATACAACACATTGAAGTAGCTGGTAATAAGGAACATTATTCGAACAAGGGCAATGGGCTAGCGATTTTTAAGAGTGAGGATGTTGTGGTAGAGGACGCGAACATAGACCATGTACAGGATGGGATTTATGTGGAAGAAGTGAAGAATTTACTTGTACAAAATAACAAAATATCGAACAGCCGTTATGGGACACATTTTATGTATTCAAGTAATGCACAGGCGTTTCATAATACATATCAAAATAACGTCACGGGTCTCATGATTATGATGACAAGTGACATTTCTATCAAGAGCAATCATCTAGAGAATCACAACGGTTTAAATGGCTACGGTATGTTGTTATATGACGTACAGCAAGCGGTTGTGGAACTTAATACAATTATGAACAATCGAACGGGTGTGGCATTACAAAAAAGTACAGGCATTCAAATAGAATGTAATGATTTCCGAATGAATCAAACGGCGCTTGAAGGAATGAAGGTAGATGGTACTTCAATGGCGTCGAATAATATATTTACAGGCAATATCATGACGGCACGCTCTGATCAGCAAGGATTTTTACTTGCGAATAATTATTACGATGATTACTCGGGCATTGATTTAGAGAATGACGGGATTGGTGACGTTCCGTACGTAGCCGTGTCAAGTTTTGGGCAATGGATGGTGCGTCAGCCTGTTTATCAATATTTTGTGGCATCACCTAGTGTGGTTTTGCTAACTTCACTGGATCAACAAATAAATAAGACTGAGAATACGGTACTTGTCGATGATGCACCGAAGCTAAGAATGAAGCAAATAACAAAAATCAACGAGATGAATTTTAAACAGTTATTAATTGGATTGCTCATTGTAATCGCTAGTATGTGTCTCTGGAAAAGAGGGATGATGGAATGA
- a CDS encoding nitrous oxide reductase accessory protein NosL has translation MKKWILIVVVCCVILVSCREKTYGPREIVGETDVCKICNMSIVHHEYAGQIALKNGDYEIFDDLGCLMEYIHANGEDEIGAAFIKDTIKNEWIDVFKATFVYNMEYWTPMNYGVLAFETKDSAIEWMATKGDGQVLVYKDLLDFNWGIHQ, from the coding sequence ATGAAAAAATGGATACTGATTGTCGTTGTATGTTGTGTGATACTAGTTAGCTGTCGTGAAAAAACATATGGACCACGTGAAATTGTTGGTGAAACGGATGTTTGCAAAATTTGCAATATGAGTATAGTTCATCATGAGTATGCAGGACAAATTGCTCTAAAGAATGGCGATTATGAAATTTTCGATGATTTAGGTTGTCTAATGGAATATATACATGCAAATGGAGAAGATGAGATTGGTGCTGCATTTATTAAGGATACGATCAAAAACGAGTGGATAGATGTTTTTAAGGCGACGTTTGTTTACAACATGGAATATTGGACACCGATGAATTATGGCGTATTGGCTTTTGAAACGAAAGATTCCGCAATTGAATGGATGGCTACAAAAGGGGATGGACAGGTTCTAGTTTATAAGGATTTACTTGATTTTAACTGGGGGATTCACCAATGA
- a CDS encoding ABC transporter permease: protein MMDSMLMKLELKQMLRSRWMQLVGLLFTFVFIAIIVIQQMALPDVEGFTRQAASFLNVLLFLLPLFILTIGSMSVAGDIESGWFSLLKTYPLTRTRYIVGKYVASVVAFVLVVVGAFGVVLALGGFLGGVRLPLIFIALTFICIVIFASLAIVIGAFAKTRLFALSLSLILWSFFLLLLSYALMAIGTVVAGHILQKLTIIVMHINPAEWLRFGYFVFSGQASVLGPAFYGVTQFYSSYIGYVVYGAVTVLWVTVPLLCASKLLQKRGRS, encoded by the coding sequence ATGATGGATAGTATGCTCATGAAACTTGAATTGAAGCAAATGTTGAGAAGTCGGTGGATGCAACTTGTAGGCTTGCTGTTTACATTCGTTTTTATAGCGATTATAGTCATTCAACAAATGGCGTTGCCTGATGTGGAAGGCTTTACGCGCCAAGCAGCCTCGTTTTTAAATGTGTTACTGTTTTTATTACCGTTATTTATTTTAACAATCGGTAGTATGAGTGTTGCTGGTGACATCGAATCGGGTTGGTTTTCTTTATTAAAGACATATCCCTTGACGAGGACACGATACATTGTCGGAAAGTATGTGGCATCTGTTGTCGCATTTGTATTAGTTGTTGTGGGAGCGTTTGGTGTTGTGCTGGCACTTGGAGGATTTCTTGGTGGTGTACGTTTGCCATTAATTTTTATTGCCCTGACGTTCATATGTATTGTGATATTCGCATCGCTGGCAATTGTCATTGGAGCGTTTGCAAAAACAAGATTATTTGCGCTGTCGCTGTCGCTTATTTTATGGTCTTTTTTTCTATTGCTTCTATCATACGCATTAATGGCAATTGGTACAGTAGTTGCGGGGCATATTTTACAAAAGCTAACGATTATAGTAATGCACATTAATCCTGCGGAATGGCTTCGCTTTGGATATTTCGTTTTTTCTGGTCAAGCGAGTGTACTGGGGCCAGCGTTTTATGGTGTCACACAGTTTTATTCATCATATATAGGCTATGTGGTCTATGGGGCAGTGACAGTTCTTTGGGTAACTGTACCGCTACTATGTGCAAGTAAGCTACTACAGAAAAGAGGGAGAAGCTAA
- a CDS encoding ABC transporter ATP-binding protein, which yields MLLEARDLSHVYENNKGLKNASFSVRAGRILALAGGNGAGKSTLIRLLTGQEKQMAGELIWQERQAIRFMPDDVDFPSMLTAVEIIQLLASLKKVGIQESLEVLKRVGLWDVKKQKVQQFSKGMRQRLNLAQSLLGNGPLLILDEPTNGLDPYWIAELKKMMLEEKAKGCTVVFSTHLLAFAEEVADDVLVLHEGGILISGDLKEILAEENNTTLENLWLKKLNL from the coding sequence ATGTTACTTGAGGCGAGGGATTTATCGCATGTATATGAAAATAATAAGGGCCTTAAAAATGCATCTTTTTCTGTGAGGGCTGGACGTATATTAGCACTTGCTGGGGGAAATGGTGCAGGTAAAAGTACACTTATTCGCCTCTTAACGGGGCAGGAAAAACAAATGGCTGGGGAGCTTATTTGGCAGGAGCGGCAGGCTATTCGTTTTATGCCGGACGATGTAGATTTTCCATCGATGCTAACAGCAGTAGAAATTATACAGTTACTTGCTTCGTTAAAAAAAGTTGGGATACAGGAAAGCTTAGAAGTTTTAAAACGTGTAGGATTATGGGATGTAAAGAAACAAAAGGTTCAGCAATTTTCAAAGGGCATGCGTCAGCGTCTAAATCTAGCGCAGAGTTTACTTGGGAATGGCCCATTACTTATTTTAGATGAACCAACAAATGGTCTTGATCCATATTGGATTGCTGAGCTGAAAAAAATGATGTTAGAAGAAAAAGCAAAAGGTTGTACGGTAGTATTTTCAACACATTTATTAGCTTTTGCAGAGGAAGTAGCGGATGATGTTTTGGTTTTACATGAAGGGGGAATATTAATTTCTGGTGACTTGAAGGAAATACTTGCCGAAGAAAATAACACTACTTTAGAGAATTTATGGTTAAAAAAATTAAATCTGTAA
- a CDS encoding nitrous oxide reductase accessory protein NosL, with protein sequence MKKLWIPALAILLLLGACGAEKTQVKEAESKQGEATTTSEIKDTSVQIASLVDPRLQEPKEDTVCEMCNMKVYMKDHEMGMFSTQAIKEDGTVTFYDDIGCLLNAEVANEEKNEKFVRDYNTKAWAKVEDVTIVKTELKSPMNWGYIYFSEKADADKYIAENPKAYVEELHKIKEDALERRKKKMQEKEANGDVESMQMEEMSQEQGHDNNH encoded by the coding sequence GTGAAAAAATTATGGATACCTGCACTGGCAATTTTACTATTACTAGGTGCATGTGGTGCAGAGAAAACGCAAGTCAAGGAAGCTGAATCTAAGCAAGGGGAAGCGACAACTACATCAGAAATCAAGGATACTTCTGTACAAATTGCTTCATTGGTTGATCCACGTTTACAAGAGCCGAAAGAAGATACTGTTTGTGAAATGTGTAATATGAAAGTTTATATGAAGGATCATGAAATGGGTATGTTTTCTACACAAGCGATTAAAGAGGATGGGACAGTTACTTTTTACGATGACATTGGCTGCTTACTAAATGCAGAGGTAGCGAATGAAGAAAAAAATGAAAAATTTGTTCGTGATTACAATACGAAAGCATGGGCAAAGGTAGAGGATGTCACAATCGTCAAAACAGAGCTGAAATCACCGATGAACTGGGGGTATATTTATTTCAGTGAAAAAGCAGATGCAGATAAATATATAGCTGAAAACCCTAAAGCATATGTAGAAGAATTACATAAAATTAAAGAGGATGCTCTTGAGCGTCGCAAAAAGAAAATGCAAGAAAAAGAAGCAAATGGTGATGTGGAGTCAATGCAAATGGAAGAAATGAGTCAAGAACAAGGGCATGACAATAATCATTAA